CGGATATTGTCATTTCTGTCGGTGGTGATGGCACTTTATTATATGCTTTTCACCGTTATAAGAATCGATTGGATAAAACTGCCTTTGTAGGTGTACATACAGGACATCTTGGTTTTTATGCAGATTGGACCCCTGATGAAATTGAAAAATTGGTGATAGCTTTAGCGAAAACCCCATTTCAAATAGTGGAATATCCACTGCTCGAAACGATTGTCCGTTATCAGCATGGAGGACGGGAAGCAAGATTTTTGGCTTTGAATGAATCGACGGTCAAAAGTGTGGAAGGGACGCTCGTCATGGACGTTGAAATACGCGGCCAGCATTTCGAGACGTTCCGTGGAGATGGGTTATGCATTGCGACGCCATCTGGAAGCACGGCATATAATAAGGCGCTTGGCGGGGCCATCGTCCATCCATCAATCGATGCCATCCAGATAACCGAATTGGCATCTATTAATAACCGGGTGTTTAGGACCGTAGGATCTCCGCTTCTGCTGCCGGCACATCATACGTGTATGTTCAGGCCGGTCAATGCGGTCAATTTTCAAATTACGGTCGACCATTTGTCCTTGCTTCAGGAAAATGTAAAGTCAATACAGTGCCGAGTGGCAGATGAAAAGATCCGATTTGCCAGATTCCGCCCTTTTCCTTTCTGGAAAAGAGTGCATGATTCATTTATTGCTAATTAAGGAGATAGATTCACCTCATGTCAAATCAAAACTTTTCTTTGACCTGGTCGGTTTTTGAAGAGGACTCTGGCTCTTTATTGCGAGAGTTTCTCCGCAAATGCGATATTTCAAAACGAGCATTAACGGATATTAAGTTTAAAGGTGGATATATCCAGTTGAACGGCGAAGAAGTAACTGTGAGGGAACGGATTGAAACGGGTGACATCGTCACCGTCATATTTCCGCCGGAGCAGGCAAGCGAAGGCCTTTTGCCGGAACCCATCCCCCTGAATGTCAGATATGAAGATGAGTTTGTATTGGTGGTGGCCAAGCCCCCTTCCATGAATACCATTCCTTCCCGCGAGCATCCCAACGGCAGTTTGGCGAATGGCTTGGCGGGTTATTATAGGAAGACGGGAATACAGGCGACGATTCATATAGTTACACGTCTTGACCGGGATACATCAGGTTTGGTTTTAATTGCCAAGCATCGGCATATCCATCACCTTTTAAGTGAGCAGCAAAAATCTGGACAGGTTAAACGGAGATACCAAGCCGTAGCTGAAGGAATCGTTGAAGGACCTGTAGGAGAGATAGTGGCGCCAATCGGACGAAAATCGACCAGCATCATTGAACGGGAAGTCAGGCAGGATGGCCGGTATGCCTGTACTCTATTTAAGGTATTGGCACATACAGGGTCCCATACATTCCTTAATTTGGAACTCAGGACAGGGCGTACACATCAAATCAGGGTCCATATGGCGCATATTGGTCACCCGCTGGCTGGTGATGATTTATATGGAGGGAACAGGAGAGGTATCCCTCGCCAAGCCCTTCATTGTTTTGAATTGAAATTTTTACATCCTTTCACGAAGAAGATGATGGTATTTCAAGAAGAGTTACCAGAAGATATGACCCGCTTGCTCGAGGGAAGTAAAGAATGGGATTCCTGACTTTGTATCCGGGCTGCATTAAACGAAACCACTTCATAGACGCAAAAAAAACTCACCAAGATGGCGAGTTTTTTTGGTTAATCAAAAGATGTCCTGAATTTTTCCGCTATATATGGCATGGAAGAAGGCACCTCTTGAAGATCCATTTCGGGATAACGGACAGCTGTCAGTTTTCCACCGAAGACGCAGCCTGTATCAATATTATAAGTATGATTGACTCTTCTAGCTTCAGGGACTGGTGTATGTCCATATACGATCCATGTTTCCCCTTTGTATGATTGGGCCCAGTCTTTTCTGACCGGTGACCCATCGGGGTGTTTGGAGCCATTGATATCACCATAGAGGACAAAGGTCTTTACCTTATTGCTATATTGGCCAATATAGTCACTGCGAATTCCTGCATGGGCAATGATCAACCGCCCTTCATCAATGAGTTGATAAAGTGGGGAACGTTCATACAGATCCATGAACTTTTTTCGGATCTTCTTCTGATCCCGAATGTTCAGTGATTCATATTCAGCTACGGTAGTCTCTAAACCGTGTGATATTTGAACTTTATTGCCTGAAAAATAACGATACAATTTATTGCAGTGGTTACCTGGGGCATACCTTGCTATATTTTGGTTTATGACTAATTCATGGACAACCTCTATTACTTGAAGGGAATTTGGGCCGCGATCGGTTAAATCCCCTACAAAGCCGAGAATTCTTCCGGAGGGATGTACAGGAAACCCAGTCTTCCATGTATAGCCCATTTTTTCGGTCAGCTGCCTGAATTCAGCGAAACATCCATGAATGTCCCCTATGATATCGATGTTCATTTGACACACCCTTTGTTTGTTTTGTATATGTTTATGGTATTAGTATAGTATTATTTAAAAAAATAAAATATAAACGAGGAAATGAAAAAATATGTTTTAGGAGGTGTATGGTTATGGAGGAGATGAAGGACCGAGAGCGGGAGAATAGTCAAATGAATAACGAGCTTTTGCTTGAAGCGCTTAAAACGGAAAGTCTAGATCAGTTCCGTACGGAGTTCCTTGAAATGCATCCATATGATCAGGCTCAATTTTATACAAGCTTGTCAGATGAATTCAGATCCGTCGTTTACACATATTTGTCACCGGAAGAAATGGCGGACCTTTTTGAAAATATAGAAATTGATGAAGAGGATTACGAAAGCCTGTTGGCTGAAATGAATCCTTCTTATGCAGCCGATATGCTTTCCAATATGTACGCGGATGATGCGGCTGACGTCCTGAATGAAATCAATGATGAGCAGGCCGTCAGCTATTTGACCATCATGGATGATGAAGCGGCAAGTGAAATCCAGGAGCTTCTGAACTATGAGGAATCTACGGCAGGAAGTATCATGACGACAGAATTCATTGCCATTGAAGCAAATGAAACCGCTCAATCAGCCATGCAAATCTTAAAAAGGGAAGCTCCGGAAGCGGAAACGATTTATTATGTGTTCGTTACCGATCGGGATAAGAAGCTGCTTGGTGTTTTATCTCTCAGGACATTGATCATTGCTGATGAAGATGCTTTAATCGGTGATTTAATGGATGATAGGGTAGTTTCCGTCCCTGTATCTGAAGACCAGGAAGAGGTGGCACGAAAAATAAGGGATTATAACTTCCTTGCCGTGCCGGTCGTCGATTTCCAAAACCATTTATTGGGGATTATAACCGTTGATGATATCATTGACGTCATGGATGAAGAGGCATCCGATGACTATTCTAAATTGGCAGGTATTTCTGATCTTGATCATGTTGATAAGAGTCCCTTTTCCGCTGCAAAAAAACGGCTGCCATGGTTGGTCATCCTTTTGTTTTTAGGCTTGCTGACTGCAAGCTTGATCGGCCGATTCGAAGAGATACTAAGCCAAAAAGCGATTCTTGCTGTATTTATTCCATTGATAGGCGGCATGGCTGGAAATACAGGAACACAAGCATTGGCAGTAGCAGTCAGAGGAATCGCAACAGGTGAATTAGAACAGGAAAGCAAGTGGAAACTGGTCCTTCGAGAGGCTGGAACTGGCCTTATTATTGGCCTGACATGCGGAATTGCCATCATTTTCATTGTCTATTTTTGGCAAGGTGATTTAATGTTAGGGTTATTGGTCGGAATTTCCATTTTCATAACTCTGATCGTTGCCACACTTGCCGGTTCAATCGTCCCTCTTCTCATGCATAAAATGAAAATCGACCCAGCGGTAGCTTCAGGTCCTTTCATTACAACAATCAACGACCTCATCAGTATTCTTATTTATTTCGGATTAGCAACTTTATTAATGGGCTATCTACTATAAGTCCAAGGAGGCCCTCTTTGGAGGGCCATTCCCACAGGACTTTAGAAAACGGTATTTTTATCAAAGGAATTTTGATATACTATCATTAGTAGCAGGTACTAATAACTTGTATTAAAAATAGGAGGTCACATACGATGACTTTTTCATTAGAAGGAAAAACGTTTGTCATAATGGGTGTTGCGAATAAAAGAAGTATTGCATGGGGAGTTGCCCGTTCCTTACATAAAGCAGGTGCAAAGCTGATCTTCACTTACGGAAAAGACCGTACGGAAAAAAGCGTTAGGGAACTATCTTCTACATTGGAAGGGGAGCCTTCCACCATTTTACAATGTGATGTAACGAAGGATGAAAGCATTGATGAATGTTTTGCGGCGATTAAGGAAGAAACAGGTATCATTCATGGCTTGGTACACAGTGTCGCATTTGCTAACAAGGAAGAGCTGGACGGTGAGTTCGTCAACACGAGCCGTGAAGGGTTCTTGCTTGCCCATAATATCAGTTCATTCTCATTGACGGCTGTAGCTAAAGCGGCGAAGGAAATCATGACTGAAGGCGGCAGTATTGTCACAATGACGTATCTTGGCGGTGAACGGGTCATGCCAAATTATAATGTAATGGGAGTGGCCAAGGCCTCACTAGAAGCCAATGTCCGTTACCTGTCAAGTGATCTTGGCAAAGATAACATCCGAGTGAATGCAATTTCAGCCGGTCCAATCCGTACCTTATCCGCTAAAGGTGTCCGTGACTTCAATACAATTTTAAAGAAGATTGAGGAAGAAGCACCGCTTCGTCGTACAACCACTCCGGAAGAAGTAGGGGATACGGCAGTATTTTTATTAAGTGACATGTCCCGCGGAATTACCGGGGAAAATATCCATGTGGATTCCGGTTATCATATAATTGGATGATAAAAAGGGGACTCTTTAAGGTCCCCTTTTTAATTTTTTGAACTTTTATCATCCTGTTCATCAAAGATTGGTGTTAATGTTTGTTTTCCGGTATCTTGAAGAATTACTTCAATCTTAATCGACTTAATCGAATCTTCATCTAAAGGAATCCTTCCTCCTGTTTCGATTTTTTTCCAAGTTTTAATATCCTCTCGATAAAGTGTTTTCGATAACCTAAACAGGTCCAGCCCTCTTTTTTGTGTATATTGATATGTGTATTTTATTTCTTTCTTGATAGAGCGTATTAATTCCTTTTCATATTCTTTGCGTGTTATGCCACTTTTCAACATGTCAACACTTGCTTTAATCTTCATTTTTATATGAAAACGAACTTTTCCGTTTTTTTCTACGATAGGTGTTATCTTAGTCTTCTTATCGTACACAATAATTGATGTGTTCCTTTCCGTTCCAGGGAAAAGGGTAACGTTATCACGAACAAATTGTTTGTTCACTAATCTTGCACCATTCATCACCTTTTTAGGCAGAATGGCATTTATTTTATTTTCTGAAATAACAGCGATGTTTTCCATTAATAAATCCTTCTTTTTTTCTTTCTGCCCGGTCCATTGCTCCGTAATCTTTAGTTGGGGAATTGAAACGTAATAAGCAGGTTCGTCCAGCTCAATGAGAATCTCTCTTAAATTTATCGGTGGGATGAAAGAGCTTTGATTATAGTTCCCCTTTGGATCGCTTAATTTTGAAAAAGCCATGGAAATGTTTTCGATAGGGGAAATAAGCATGGCATCTTTAACCGCACCCTTAGTCATAAAAAAGTAAATTCTGTAGCGTGTTTCGCGATAACGGTCCAATAAATCAAGCGTATTTTTGAAGTTACCAGTTTTAATGGCTTCTTCCGATAAAATAACAAAGGAAAGATGTCCCCAATAAATACGTCGATCTGACGTATGATATAAATTAAACAAGGCTTCATCGAGAGTCTTTCCAGTAGCACTTCCGACATCTGCAGCGTTTAGGGAGCTGGGATCTCCACCTGATTCGGATTTTGCCAGCCCTTGCATATTAATGATTTGAAGGTGAACGACGACCTGCCCGTCCTTATAATCGATCCCTATTCCATTTGCATAAACAAGTCGTTCAGGTTCATTTGAATCCCAGCAACCAGAGAGAACGGAAACACATAATAGAATTAGAATGAATCTGTTCCTCATTTTTTTCCATCATCGCCTTTCTTCGTGGGGTCTTTAGAAGAAAAGATAGAAGGGCGTTTTTTATCCAAAGAGGGAGGAACCCGAAAAAGGGTTTTTACAACATTGGACCAACTTAAGTTAGCGGATACTTCCATATAAGGAACACCTAATATTCGTATATTACTCACATACGCACAGAGAAATAGCGCTAAAAGGATGAATGCGAAAAGACCTAAAAAAGAGGCGGAAATAAT
This sequence is a window from Brevibacillus sp. JNUCC-41. Protein-coding genes within it:
- a CDS encoding NAD kinase yields the protein MKFAITSKGDAKSNTLMQRMRTYLQDFHLEYDEDQPDIVISVGGDGTLLYAFHRYKNRLDKTAFVGVHTGHLGFYADWTPDEIEKLVIALAKTPFQIVEYPLLETIVRYQHGGREARFLALNESTVKSVEGTLVMDVEIRGQHFETFRGDGLCIATPSGSTAYNKALGGAIVHPSIDAIQITELASINNRVFRTVGSPLLLPAHHTCMFRPVNAVNFQITVDHLSLLQENVKSIQCRVADEKIRFARFRPFPFWKRVHDSFIAN
- a CDS encoding RluA family pseudouridine synthase, with the protein product MSNQNFSLTWSVFEEDSGSLLREFLRKCDISKRALTDIKFKGGYIQLNGEEVTVRERIETGDIVTVIFPPEQASEGLLPEPIPLNVRYEDEFVLVVAKPPSMNTIPSREHPNGSLANGLAGYYRKTGIQATIHIVTRLDRDTSGLVLIAKHRHIHHLLSEQQKSGQVKRRYQAVAEGIVEGPVGEIVAPIGRKSTSIIEREVRQDGRYACTLFKVLAHTGSHTFLNLELRTGRTHQIRVHMAHIGHPLAGDDLYGGNRRGIPRQALHCFELKFLHPFTKKMMVFQEELPEDMTRLLEGSKEWDS
- the prpE gene encoding bis(5'-nucleosyl)-tetraphosphatase PrpE — protein: MNIDIIGDIHGCFAEFRQLTEKMGYTWKTGFPVHPSGRILGFVGDLTDRGPNSLQVIEVVHELVINQNIARYAPGNHCNKLYRYFSGNKVQISHGLETTVAEYESLNIRDQKKIRKKFMDLYERSPLYQLIDEGRLIIAHAGIRSDYIGQYSNKVKTFVLYGDINGSKHPDGSPVRKDWAQSYKGETWIVYGHTPVPEARRVNHTYNIDTGCVFGGKLTAVRYPEMDLQEVPSSMPYIAEKFRTSFD
- the mgtE gene encoding magnesium transporter encodes the protein MKDRERENSQMNNELLLEALKTESLDQFRTEFLEMHPYDQAQFYTSLSDEFRSVVYTYLSPEEMADLFENIEIDEEDYESLLAEMNPSYAADMLSNMYADDAADVLNEINDEQAVSYLTIMDDEAASEIQELLNYEESTAGSIMTTEFIAIEANETAQSAMQILKREAPEAETIYYVFVTDRDKKLLGVLSLRTLIIADEDALIGDLMDDRVVSVPVSEDQEEVARKIRDYNFLAVPVVDFQNHLLGIITVDDIIDVMDEEASDDYSKLAGISDLDHVDKSPFSAAKKRLPWLVILLFLGLLTASLIGRFEEILSQKAILAVFIPLIGGMAGNTGTQALAVAVRGIATGELEQESKWKLVLREAGTGLIIGLTCGIAIIFIVYFWQGDLMLGLLVGISIFITLIVATLAGSIVPLLMHKMKIDPAVASGPFITTINDLISILIYFGLATLLMGYLL
- a CDS encoding Ger(x)C family spore germination protein is translated as MRNRFILILLCVSVLSGCWDSNEPERLVYANGIGIDYKDGQVVVHLQIINMQGLAKSESGGDPSSLNAADVGSATGKTLDEALFNLYHTSDRRIYWGHLSFVILSEEAIKTGNFKNTLDLLDRYRETRYRIYFFMTKGAVKDAMLISPIENISMAFSKLSDPKGNYNQSSFIPPINLREILIELDEPAYYVSIPQLKITEQWTGQKEKKKDLLMENIAVISENKINAILPKKVMNGARLVNKQFVRDNVTLFPGTERNTSIIVYDKKTKITPIVEKNGKVRFHIKMKIKASVDMLKSGITRKEYEKELIRSIKKEIKYTYQYTQKRGLDLFRLSKTLYREDIKTWKKIETGGRIPLDEDSIKSIKIEVILQDTGKQTLTPIFDEQDDKSSKN
- the fabI gene encoding enoyl-ACP reductase FabI; the encoded protein is MTFSLEGKTFVIMGVANKRSIAWGVARSLHKAGAKLIFTYGKDRTEKSVRELSSTLEGEPSTILQCDVTKDESIDECFAAIKEETGIIHGLVHSVAFANKEELDGEFVNTSREGFLLAHNISSFSLTAVAKAAKEIMTEGGSIVTMTYLGGERVMPNYNVMGVAKASLEANVRYLSSDLGKDNIRVNAISAGPIRTLSAKGVRDFNTILKKIEEEAPLRRTTTPEEVGDTAVFLLSDMSRGITGENIHVDSGYHIIG